A single genomic interval of Gossypium raimondii isolate GPD5lz chromosome 11, ASM2569854v1, whole genome shotgun sequence harbors:
- the LOC105803865 gene encoding putative B3 domain-containing protein Os03g0621600, translated as MQHFPPRMAATTQKCRVLEKNKYWKEFESNRHQFFKILVGDFRNHLRVPKKFTENFREKLLGTIHRRGPSGFMWTVEVEKMFNHVVFQNGWPTFVEEHRLEKADLLVFRYIGNSAFNVVIFDSSGCVREGSYFVREHTNACSNDGCVLDKEDGEDCEDIIDLEKPHIQKRKIKKGRGRPSSKAVDADNRHQSKAREDKQPRAQKLANLLSRGKGRPSSKAVDTNHHHQSKATEKKRPRVIKSAVEGEVSIDEPDGAPGCAMEDCVEQSKEPPHQRYMFGDVRRTLLRVPPQNKVWDVRIRSSIWGTAFTRGWAKFVLDNNLGSHDTCVFELSDEGKANGYTMVFDVIIFRVLDEIVPLKKFSRTQTRTAWF; from the exons ATGCAACATTTTCCTCCAA GAATGGCAGCAACGACTCAAAAGTGCAGGGTGTTGGAGAAAAACAAGTATTGGAAAGAATTCGAATCCAACAGGCACCagtttttcaaaatattggTTGGTGATTTTAGAAATCATCTG AGGGTACCCAAAAAGTTTACGGAAAATTTCAGAGAGAAATTGTTGGGAACAATCCACCGTAGAGGTCCAAGCGGATTCATGTGGACTGTGGAAGTCGAGAAAATGTTTAACCACGTGGTTTTTCAAAATGGTTGGCCAACTTTTGTAGAGGAGCATAGGTTGGAAAAGGCTGATCTGCTTGTTTTCCGCTATATTGGCAACTCGGCGTTCAATGTAGTTATATTTGATTCAAGTGGGTGTGTGCGAGAAGGATCATACTTTGTTAGGGAACACACCAATGCCTGTTCAAATGACGGATGCGTGTTAGACAAGGAAGATGGAGAAGACTGTGAAGATATTATAGACTTGGAGAAACCCCATATACAGAAAAGGAAGATCAAGAAGGGAAGAGGAAGACCAAGTTCAAAAGCTGTTGACGCTGATAATCGTCATCAATCGAAGGCAAGGGAGGACAAGCAGCCTCGAGCTCAAAAGTTGGCAAATCTGCTGTCGAGAGGGAA AGGAAGACCGAGCTCAAAAGCTGTTGACACTAATCACCATCATCAATCTAAGGCAACAGAGAAAAAGCGGCCTCGAGTTATAAAATCTGCTGTTGAAGGGGAAGTATCGATCGATGAACCGGATGGAGCCCCAGGGTGTGCAATGGAGGACTGTGTAGAACAAAGTAAGGAGCCTCCA CATCAGAGGTACATGTTTGGTGATGTTAGAAGAACTTTGTTGAGAGTCCCTCCTCAAAACAAGGTATGGGATGTAAGAATCAGAAGCTCCATATGGGGAACAGCATTCACCAGAGGATGGGCCAAATTTGTCTTGGATAACAACTTGGGATCTCATGATACTTGTGTTTTCGAGCTCAGTGATGAAGGCAAAGCCAACGGTTATACCATGGTCTTTGATGTCATCATATTTCGAGTTTTGGATGAGATTGTCCCCTTGAAAAAGTTCTCGCGGACACAGACTCGCACTGCTTGGTTCTGA
- the LOC105803863 gene encoding protein JINGUBANG yields the protein MAVDGDSPPHYNDDCSTSPFRKSPWSSHESTHLYASAVEDTNNVTPNVLMGSLVREEGHIYSLAASGDLLYTGSHSKNIRVWRNQKEFSGFKSNSGLVKTIVIAGEKIFTGHQDGKIRVWKIANKNSGVHKRVGTLPAFKDYLISSMKPSSYVEVNSNRKAIWLKHIDAISCLSLNEDKTLLYSASWDKTFKVWRVLDSKCLESVQSHDDAVNSIVAGFDGLVFTGSADGTVKIWSRELQEKGTKHIFSQTLLKQECAVTALALDLVATMVYCGSSDGVVNFWEGDNHLFHGGALRGHKLAVLCLVTAGNLVISGSADMGITVWKRSGGEHFCLSMLDGHAGPVKCLAIERDPDESIPGQERWILYSGSLDKSVKMWRISERAPPMTQWRQQSYSSSNTKHLPATLPANPAFSSQGGVGQIKE from the coding sequence atggcAGTCGACGGTGACTCTCCTCCGCATTACAATGACGACTGTTCAACGTCTCCTTTCAGGAAATCTCCATGGTCGTCTCACGAATCCACTCATTTATATGCTTCGGCTGTTGAAGACACCAACAACGTCACTCCTAACGTGCTCATGGGTTCGTTGGTACGTGAAGAAGGGCATATATATTCCTTGGCTGCCTCTGGGGATTTGTTATACACGGGTTCCCATAGCAAGAACATTAGAGTTTGGAGGAACCAGAAGGAGTTTTCTGGGTTTAAATCCAACAGTGGATTGGTTAAAACCATAGTCATTGCTGGAGAGAAGATCTTTACCGGTCATCAAGATGGGAAGATTCGGGTTTGGAAGATTGCTAACAAAAACTCAGGTGTTCATAAACGAGTTGGTACATTACCAGCTTTTAAAGATTATTTAATAAGCTCCATGAAGCCAAGTAGTTATGTTGAAGTGAACAGCAATCGTAAGGCTATATGGCTCAAACACATCGATGCTATATCTTGCCTTAGTTTGAATGAAGATAAAACGTTGCTTTACTCGGCTTCTTGGGATAAAACATTCAAAGTTTGGAGAGTTTTGGATTCGAAATGCTTGGAATCCGTTCAATCCCACGATGATGCAGTGAATTCCATTGTTGCAGGCTTCGATGGGTTAGTGTTTACAGGCTCAGCTGATGGAACGGTCAAGATTTGGAGCAGAGAGTTACAAGAGAAAGGAACCAAGCATATCTTTTCACAGACATTGCTGAAACAAGAATGTGCGGTTACGGCATTGGCCTTGGACCTTGTTGCTACAATGGTTTACTGCGGGTCATCGGATGGAGTGGTTAACTTTTGGGAAGGTGACAACCATCTCTTCCACGGTGGTGCTTTGAGAGGGCACAAACTGGCTGTTCTTTGCTTGGTAACAGCAGGGAACCTTGTGATCAGTGGATCAGCTGATATGGGGATTACCGTATGGAAAAGATCAGGGGGTGAGCATTTCTGCTTGTCCATGTTAGACGGCCATGCCGGTCCCGTTAAGTGCTTGGCAATAGAAAGAGATCCTGATGAATCAATCCCTGGTCAAGAGCGGTGGATTCTTTACAGTGGTAGCCTAGATAAGTCGGTCAAGATGTGGCGCATATCGGAACGAGCCCCGCCGATGACACAATGGCGGCAACAGTCTTACTCATCATCGAACACCAAACATCTACCGGCCACATTGCCAGCGAATCCCGCTTTCTCTTCCCAAGGCGGAGTTGGCCAAATAAAGGAATAG
- the LOC105803864 gene encoding cytochrome P450 CYP82D47, with translation MDPLLQYLFSICCTLFALFSCIYFYQSSKKPSRSCSAPQAGGALPIIGHMHLFGGQQLTHKTLGGMADKYGPVFSLRLGSHEVLVLNSWEMAKECFTVHDKVFSTRPSITASKILGYDFAMFGFAPYGPYWREIRKITTIELLSNHRIDMLKHIRVSEVKSAIRELYKSWLSKGNGGSGLSVDMKQWFGDLTHNIALRMVGGKRYFGPNADCEEAEARRCKTVMRDFVHLFGVFVLSDAIPFLRWLDFLGYEKAMKRTAKELDSIVGGWLEEHKQKRLMGGGVIKEQDFMDVMLNILEDANITCYDADTINKATCLNLVLAGSDTTMVTLTWALSLLLNNPHVLKRAQDELDMHVGKHRLLEESDVRNMVYLQAIVKETLRLYPPEPVISLRAASEDCNLSTGYRIPSGTQLMVNAWKIQRDERVWPEPHDFQPERFLTTNKDMDFQGQTFELIPFGSGRRSCPGVSLALKMLHFILGSFLHSFKVVTLSELEDVDMTESPGLTNPKATPLEVLITPRLDSKLYV, from the exons ATGGATCCTCTCCTGCAGTACCTCTTTAGCATATGTTGCACCCTTTTTGCCCTTTTCAGTTGCATATACTTTTATCAGTCTTCAAAGAAACCAAGCAGAAGCTGTAGTGCTCCACAAGCCGGTGGTGCTTTACCTATCATTGGTCACATGCACCTCTTTGGTGGTCAGCAGCTCACACACAAAACCTTAGGTGGCATGGCTGACAAATACGGACCTGTCTTCTCCTTAAGGCTAGGATCACACGAAGTGTTGGTTTTAAATAGTTGGGAAATGGCCAAAGAATGTTTCACTGTCCATGATAAAGTTTTCTCCACTAGACCAAGCATTACTGCTTCAAAGATTCTAGGCTATGATTTTGCTATGTTCGGGTTTGCTCCTTATGGACCTTATTGGCGTGAGATTCGCAAGATAACTACGATTGAGCTTCTATCTAACCACCGGATTGATATGCTCAAACATATACGAGTTTCAGAGGTAAAGAGTGCAATAAGAGAATTGTACAAGTCATGGCTTAGCAAAGGTAACGGAGGAAGTGGACTATCCGTGGATATGAAGCAGTGGTTTGGGGATCTAACTCATAATATTGCTTTGAGAATGGTTGGGGGGAAAAGATACTTCGGACCAAACGCTGATTGTGAGGAAGCTGAAGCACGAAGATGCAAGACGGTAATGAGAGATTTTGTTCATCTGTTCGGAGTGTTCGTGTTGTCTGATGCAATACCATTTCTTAGATGGTTGGATTTCCTAGGATATGAGAAAGCCATGAAAAGAACAGCAAAAGAATTGGACAGTATTGTAGGAGGGTGGCTGGAGGAGCATAAACAAAAGAGGCTCATGGGTGGAGGGGTGATAAAAGAGCAGGATTTCATGGATGTGATGCTCAACATCCTGGAAGACGCCAACATTACTTGTTACGACGCCGACACAATCAACAAGGCTACTTGCTTG AATTTAGTCTTAGCAGGGAGTGACACAACCATGGTCACTCTCACTTGGGCCTTGTCTTTGCTATTAAATAATCCGCACGTGCTAAAAAGGGCCCAGGATGAGCTAGACATGCACGTCGGCAAGCACAGACTGTTGGAAGAATCTGATGTTAGAAACATGGTCTACCTTCAAGCCATTGTCAAGGAAACATTGCGCTTATACCCACCAGAGCCAGTCATTAGCCTTCGGGCTGCATCGGAAGATTGCAATCTCTCAACAGGCTACCGCATTCCATCTGGTACACAACTGATGGTAAATGCCTGGAAGATTCAACGTGATGAGCGCGTATGGCCAGAACCCCATGATTTTCAGCCTGAGAGATTTTTGACCACCAATAAGGATATGGATTTTCAAGGCCAAACTTTTGAACTCATCCCATTTGGCTCAGGACGAAGATCGTGCCCTGGGGTGTCATTAGCCCTCAAGATGCTGCACTTTATCTTGGGCAGCTTCTTGCACAGTTTCAAAGTTGTGACGCTATCAGAGCTCGAAGATGTAGATATGACAGAAAGCCCTGGGTTAACAAATCCGAAAGCAACACCTCTTGAGGTTCTCATCACTCCACGCCTTGATTCCAAGCTTTACGTGTGA